The following nucleotide sequence is from Candidatus Planktophila sp..
CGATGATTGCAAATCACCACGAACTAGATAACTTAGTTGTCATCATAGATCGCAACAAGATTCAATCTCTGACCTTTACCGAAGATACGTTAAGGCTTGAGCCATTTGCCGATAAGTGGATCGCCTTCGGTTGGCAGACGCACACTATTTCGGGCCATGACTATTCTCTCTTAGCCGAATCACTCTCAACACAAACTGGACCCAAGTGCATCATCGCCGATACGACTAAAGGTAAAGGTGTGGACTTTATGGAAAATAGCGTGCTGTGGCATTACAAACCGCCGTCGGCCGACGATGTCACCAAAGCTTTCGAGCAGATAAGTGAAAACTACTGATGCGCGATACCTTTGTTGCAACTCTGCTGGAAGCGGCTAAAAAAGACAAAAATATTATTTTGATGACCGGCGATTTAGGGTACGGCGTCCTTGATACCTTCGAAAGGGAACTACCTGGCCAGTTCATTAACTCCGGCGTGAACGAACAGGCCATGATGGGAATGGCTGCAGGATATGCATCGACCGGAAAAAGAGTTTTTGTTTACAGCATCGGCAACTTTCCAACACTTCGTTGCCTTGAACAGATTCGTAACGATGTCTGCCTGATGAACAACCCAGTTGTAATTGTCTCCGTTGGCGCGGGCTATGCCTATGGCAGTCAGGGCTACACCCATCACGCCCTTGAAGATATTGCAGTGCTGCGCGCACTTCCTAACATGGAGGTAATAGTGCCGGCAGATCCAGCTGAAACAGCCGAACTGACCACCTTAATAATCGCTTCAAAAAAGCCTACGTACCTGCGCTTGGGCAAGAGTGGCGAACCAACTATTCACACCACCAGACCAAAACCCGCACCAGGGAAAATCAATGAACTCTCCCCTGGCACTTCCGGAACTTTAATCTTTGCTGGCTCAGTCGGCACCGTCGCCGTTGCCGCAGCAAATGCTTTAGCAGCACAGGGGATTTCAGTTGCCGTTGCCTCAATGCCTTACATATCTACAGTTGATATTGATTACATTCGACAGGC
It contains:
- a CDS encoding transketolase C-terminal domain-containing protein is translated as MRDTFVATLLEAAKKDKNIILMTGDLGYGVLDTFERELPGQFINSGVNEQAMMGMAAGYASTGKRVFVYSIGNFPTLRCLEQIRNDVCLMNNPVVIVSVGAGYAYGSQGYTHHALEDIAVLRALPNMEVIVPADPAETAELTTLIIASKKPTYLRLGKSGEPTIHTTRPKPAPGKINELSPGTSGTLIFAGSVGTVAVAAANALAAQGISVAVASMPYISTVDIDYIRQALSKGPVIVIEEHSYRGGVGAAVLEAMNAANLHGAIGLIAANQNNLSQIGDQSFLRTANGINVENIIAKFNAL